From the Primulina tabacum isolate GXHZ01 chromosome 15, ASM2559414v2, whole genome shotgun sequence genome, one window contains:
- the LOC142525864 gene encoding uncharacterized protein LOC142525864, whose amino-acid sequence MGVEGVRRSEAVISFGPEDLKGVNLPHNDDLVIQARVANYDIMRVFVDSERSVNVIFKEALVQMDLQGYQLETVETALFGFAGHAIYPEGEIFLPLTLGNRELKKTVMTIFTVVDSPSSYIIILGRPTMN is encoded by the coding sequence ATGGGGGTGGAAGGAGTAAGGAGGAGCGAAGCAGTTATCAGCTTTGGCCCGGAGGATCTTAAGGGTGTCAATCTTCCTCATAATGATGACCTGGTCATTCAAGCTCGGGTGGCAAATTATGACATTATGAGGGTTTTCGTTGACTCAGAAAGGTCTGTGAACGTTATTTTCAAGGAAGCCCTCGTACAGATGGATTTGCAAGGGTATCAATTGGAGACGGTGGAGACTGCTCTCTTTGGCTTCGCTGGTCATGCTATCTACCCGGAGGGAGAAATTTTCTTGCCCTTGACTCTGGGCAATAGGGAgctgaagaagactgttatgaCCATTTTCACTGTTGTAGATTCCCCATCATCTTATATTATCATCCTGGGGCGGCCGACCATGAATTAA